A DNA window from Pseudomonas tohonis contains the following coding sequences:
- the ilvE gene encoding branched-chain-amino-acid transaminase, with translation MSMADRDGVIWYDGELVPWREATTHVLTHTLHYGMGVFEGVRAYNTPDGTAIFRLQAHTDRLFDSAHIMNMQIPWSKDEINEATRAAVRENNLESAYIRPMVFYGSEGMGLRATGLKVHVIVAAWNWGAYMGEEALQKGIKVRTSSFTRHHVNISMTRAKSNGAYINSMLALQEAISGGADEALMLDPEGYVAEGSGENIFIIKDGVLYTPEVTACLNGITRNTVLRLAEEQGLKLVEKRITRDEVYIADEAFFTGTAAEVTPIREVDGRKIGIGSRGPVTEKLQKAYFDLVTGKTAARAEWRTLVK, from the coding sequence ATGTCGATGGCCGATCGTGATGGCGTGATCTGGTATGACGGCGAACTGGTGCCGTGGCGCGAAGCGACCACTCACGTACTCACCCACACCCTGCACTACGGGATGGGCGTGTTCGAAGGCGTGCGCGCCTACAACACCCCCGACGGCACGGCGATCTTCCGCCTGCAGGCGCATACCGACCGCCTGTTCGACTCCGCTCACATCATGAACATGCAGATCCCGTGGTCCAAGGACGAGATCAACGAGGCCACCCGTGCCGCCGTGCGTGAGAACAACCTCGAAAGCGCCTACATCCGCCCGATGGTGTTCTACGGAAGCGAAGGCATGGGCCTGCGCGCCACCGGCCTCAAGGTCCACGTCATCGTCGCCGCCTGGAACTGGGGCGCGTACATGGGCGAGGAAGCGCTGCAGAAGGGCATCAAGGTGCGTACCAGCTCCTTCACCCGCCACCATGTGAACATCTCCATGACCCGCGCCAAGTCCAACGGTGCCTACATCAACTCGATGCTGGCCCTGCAGGAAGCCATTTCCGGCGGCGCCGACGAGGCCCTGATGCTGGACCCGGAAGGCTACGTGGCCGAGGGTTCCGGCGAGAACATCTTCATCATCAAGGACGGCGTGCTCTACACCCCCGAGGTGACCGCCTGCCTCAACGGCATCACCCGCAACACCGTGCTGCGCCTGGCCGAAGAACAGGGCCTGAAGCTGGTCGAGAAACGCATCACCCGTGACGAGGTGTACATCGCCGACGAGGCCTTCTTCACCGGCACCGCCGCCGAAGTGACCCCGATCCGCGAAGTCGATGGCCGCAAGATCGGCATCGGCAGCCGTGGCCCGGTGACCGAGAAGCTGCAGAAGGCCTACTTCGACCTGGTGACCGGCAAGACCGCCGCGCGCGCCGAGTGGCGTACCCTGGTCAAATAA